One Myxococcales bacterium DNA segment encodes these proteins:
- a CDS encoding 2OG-Fe(II) oxygenase, which produces MNRSLLVVDDFAKEARALRSVFDERYKDPRSARGDRFVWDYWHVPDQYTLLRTPAWEYFPKKLYESFHRNLVQWGRRTLGCHDVSPPWLSLYVEGCRQELHGDLPHGPFAFVFSLTPWQKRAFKGGETLMLNEGLLDYWDDFASTRSVESPDLITLVPPRFNRLVAFDPRIPHGVRRVEGTHDPREGRLVIHGWFVQPRPFIEGPLPVEELADRIAELPAAISEIAEELPIAGALCLGFTVTAAGKVTTLSILSDTTRVPSPYEKMRDQLILAVARTVASFRFSKRKGRSKVTLPIVFER; this is translated from the coding sequence ATGAACCGTTCGCTCCTGGTGGTCGATGATTTTGCGAAAGAAGCGCGAGCGCTCCGCTCGGTCTTCGACGAGCGCTACAAGGACCCCCGCTCGGCGCGCGGCGATCGGTTCGTTTGGGACTACTGGCACGTGCCGGACCAATACACGCTGCTGAGAACGCCCGCGTGGGAGTACTTCCCGAAGAAGCTCTACGAGTCGTTTCACCGCAACCTGGTCCAGTGGGGGAGGCGCACGCTCGGGTGCCACGACGTCTCGCCGCCTTGGCTCAGCCTCTACGTGGAAGGGTGCCGGCAGGAGCTTCATGGGGACTTGCCGCACGGCCCCTTTGCCTTCGTCTTCTCGCTGACGCCCTGGCAGAAGCGCGCCTTCAAGGGCGGCGAGACGCTGATGCTCAACGAGGGACTCCTCGACTACTGGGACGACTTCGCGTCCACGCGCTCCGTCGAGTCGCCCGATCTGATCACGCTGGTGCCGCCGCGCTTCAATCGCCTCGTCGCCTTCGACCCCCGCATCCCGCACGGCGTCCGCCGCGTCGAGGGCACCCACGACCCGCGCGAAGGGCGCTTGGTCATTCACGGTTGGTTCGTACAGCCGAGGCCGTTCATTGAGGGACCGCTTCCCGTGGAGGAGCTCGCCGACCGCATCGCTGAGCTCCCGGCGGCCATCTCCGAGATCGCAGAGGAACTCCCCATCGCCGGCGCGTTGTGTCTCGGCTTCACGGTCACCGCCGCCGGGAAGGTGACCACGCTCAGCATTTTGTCCGACACGACGCGCGTGCCGTCGCCCTACGAGAAGATGCGCGACCAGCTCATCCTCGCCGTCGCGCGGACCGTCGCGTCGTTCCGCTTTTCGAAGCGGAAGGGCCGCTCGAAGGTGACCTTGCCCATCGTCTTCGAGCGATGA
- a CDS encoding SlyX family protein, which produces MESRLVELELRYMEMKRTVEHLSEMVHSHERSILQLTAQLASATKRLRDLGEQTGTPIGDEPPPHY; this is translated from the coding sequence ATGGAATCACGCCTCGTGGAGCTCGAGCTCCGGTACATGGAAATGAAGCGGACCGTGGAGCACCTCTCGGAGATGGTGCACTCGCACGAACGGTCGATCTTGCAGCTCACGGCTCAGCTCGCCTCGGCCACCAAGAGGCTCCGCGACCTCGGTGAGCAGACGGGGACACCCATCGGCGACGAGCCGCCGCCGCACTATTAA
- a CDS encoding NAD(P)/FAD-dependent oxidoreductase gives MAKSYDVVVIGGGHNGLVAASYLAKAGRSVLVLEQRERVGGAAVTEEIFPGFKFTVFSYVVSLLRPEIIRDLDLPRHGLHILPLESTVTPLPNGDYLAGWADADATKREIYRHSKRDAEAVDEFGHLMHHMAMAVRPILGMLPPDPTSLRPTELRSMARFGGHFQGLSQENFHALYKLMTMSAADFLDEWFECEPLKATKSASGIIGTFLGPRSPGTAYVLLHHYMGEIDGAFRAWGFAKGGTGAISEAIAGAARAFGAEIRTEAKVHKVLVKGGRATGVVLEGGEEIVAKSVVSGLDPSQTFLRLVDAKELPDDLVSTIRRFRYRGSSGKVNLALSELPRFTCLPNDARLHRGAVSISPSVDYLERAYDDAKYGQFSKKPYMDVIFPSVLDPGMAPPGKHVMSAFVQYCPYHLEGGWNAQQREAFGDAVIDTLAEYAPNLKSAILHRQVITPKDIEDTIGLTEGNIFQGELALSQLFFLRPLPEWAKYRTPIRGYYQCGAGTHPGGGIMGASGRLAAVEMLKDGV, from the coding sequence ATGGCGAAGAGTTACGACGTCGTCGTCATCGGCGGGGGTCACAACGGCCTCGTGGCCGCCAGCTACCTCGCCAAGGCCGGGCGCTCCGTTCTCGTGCTCGAACAACGCGAGCGAGTTGGGGGCGCCGCCGTGACGGAGGAGATCTTTCCCGGCTTCAAGTTCACCGTCTTCTCGTACGTCGTGAGCCTTCTCAGACCGGAGATCATTCGCGACCTCGACCTGCCGCGTCACGGCCTGCACATCCTGCCGCTCGAGAGCACGGTGACGCCTCTCCCCAACGGCGACTACCTCGCCGGCTGGGCCGACGCCGACGCCACCAAGCGCGAGATCTATCGCCACTCGAAGCGCGACGCGGAGGCGGTCGATGAGTTTGGCCACCTCATGCACCACATGGCCATGGCCGTTCGGCCAATCCTCGGGATGCTGCCGCCCGATCCGACGTCGCTCCGCCCCACCGAGCTTCGCTCGATGGCTCGCTTTGGGGGCCATTTTCAGGGCCTCAGCCAGGAGAACTTTCATGCGCTCTACAAGCTCATGACGATGAGCGCGGCCGACTTCCTGGACGAGTGGTTCGAGTGCGAGCCGCTCAAGGCCACCAAGTCGGCGAGCGGCATCATCGGCACGTTCTTGGGGCCGCGGTCGCCGGGGACGGCGTACGTGCTTCTCCACCACTACATGGGTGAGATCGACGGCGCCTTCCGCGCCTGGGGTTTTGCCAAAGGCGGGACCGGTGCCATCAGCGAGGCCATCGCCGGCGCGGCGCGGGCTTTCGGCGCCGAGATCCGCACCGAAGCGAAGGTTCACAAGGTCCTCGTCAAGGGAGGCCGGGCGACCGGCGTGGTGCTCGAGGGCGGCGAAGAGATCGTCGCGAAGAGCGTCGTCTCGGGCCTCGACCCGTCGCAGACGTTTCTTCGTCTCGTCGACGCGAAAGAGCTGCCCGACGACCTCGTTTCGACGATTCGGCGCTTCCGTTACCGGGGCTCGTCGGGGAAGGTCAACCTCGCGCTCTCGGAGCTGCCGCGCTTCACGTGCCTGCCCAACGACGCTCGCCTTCATCGCGGCGCCGTCTCCATCAGCCCGAGCGTGGACTACCTCGAGCGCGCCTACGACGACGCCAAGTACGGGCAGTTCTCCAAGAAGCCGTACATGGACGTGATTTTTCCGTCGGTCCTCGACCCAGGCATGGCGCCGCCCGGCAAACACGTCATGAGCGCCTTCGTTCAATATTGCCCTTACCACCTCGAGGGCGGCTGGAACGCCCAGCAGCGCGAGGCCTTCGGTGACGCCGTCATCGACACGCTCGCCGAATACGCGCCGAACTTGAAGAGCGCCATCCTGCACCGGCAGGTCATCACGCCGAAGGACATCGAAGACACCATCGGCCTGACCGAGGGCAACATCTTCCAGGGCGAGCTGGCGCTGAGTCAGCTCTTCTTCCTAAGGCCGCTGCCTGAGTGGGCGAAGTACCGGACACCGATCCGCGGCTATTACCAGTGCGGCGCGGGGACGCACCCTGGCGGCGGCATCATGGGCGCGTCGGGGCGCTTGGCGGCCGTCGAGATGCTCAAGGACGGGGTGTGA
- the cysK gene encoding cysteine synthase A, translated as MPNRFPNVFEDNSQSIGRTPLVRLGRIAKGAGATVLAKIEGRNPAYSVKCRIGAAMIWDAEEKGLLGPGKAIVEATSGNTGIALAFAAASRGIECVLTMPETMSMERRKVLVALGAKLILTPAALGMKGAIAKAEDLAKSEPGKFVAVRQFENPANPDIHEKTTGVEIWDDTGGDVDVFVAGVGTGGTITGVSRYFEKKRGKALHSVAVEPAHSPVITQTRAGEPLAPAPHKIQGIGAGFVPKNLDLSLVDQVEQVTNDEAIAMARRLAREEGILCGVSCGAAATAALRLADDPKWSGKVIVVVLPDSGERYLSGPLFEGMFDEVINMQAT; from the coding sequence ATGCCGAACCGCTTTCCCAACGTCTTCGAAGACAACAGCCAGAGTATCGGCCGAACGCCGCTCGTTCGACTGGGCCGCATCGCCAAGGGCGCCGGCGCCACGGTGCTCGCGAAGATCGAGGGGCGAAACCCCGCCTACTCGGTCAAGTGCCGCATCGGCGCCGCCATGATCTGGGACGCCGAAGAGAAGGGCCTCCTCGGACCGGGCAAAGCCATCGTCGAGGCGACCAGCGGCAACACCGGCATCGCGCTGGCGTTCGCCGCAGCGTCGCGCGGCATCGAGTGCGTGCTCACCATGCCCGAGACGATGAGCATGGAGCGCCGCAAGGTCTTGGTCGCGCTCGGGGCAAAGCTCATCCTCACGCCCGCGGCGCTCGGCATGAAGGGCGCCATCGCGAAGGCCGAAGACCTCGCCAAGAGCGAGCCGGGGAAGTTCGTCGCCGTGCGCCAGTTCGAAAACCCCGCGAACCCGGACATTCACGAGAAGACGACCGGCGTCGAGATCTGGGACGACACGGGCGGCGACGTCGACGTGTTCGTGGCCGGCGTCGGCACCGGCGGCACAATCACCGGCGTGAGCCGCTACTTCGAAAAGAAGCGCGGCAAGGCGCTCCATTCGGTCGCCGTCGAGCCCGCCCACTCGCCCGTCATCACGCAGACCCGCGCCGGCGAGCCGCTCGCGCCGGCGCCCCACAAGATTCAGGGCATCGGCGCCGGCTTCGTCCCGAAGAACCTCGATTTGTCCCTCGTCGATCAGGTGGAGCAGGTGACCAACGACGAAGCCATCGCCATGGCGCGGCGCCTCGCCCGTGAAGAAGGGATTCTTTGTGGCGTCTCCTGCGGTGCCGCGGCGACGGCGGCGCTCCGCCTCGCCGACGATCCGAAATGGTCCGGCAAGGTCATCGTCGTCGTCCTCCCCGATTCCGGCGAGCGCTACCTCTCGGGGCCTCTCTTCGAGGGGATGTTCGACGAGGTCATCAACATGCAGGCCACTTGA
- a CDS encoding S9 family peptidase, with protein sequence MPGAGALVFSWAVTGTQQIYRLDGPNRFPVQLTGGEDATAIVNVTPDGKTLVVARDTKGEEYPGLYLQSKDGGPLRVVMHKPKVQARAHRISKDGRYLYFTANDKKPDAYVVYRWDFKESRVETVFEQDGLWSVFDTSGSKLLLAKATGSLSREIHELDLDKKTLVPLLGASEKEEYEVTYGKSEGELFVLTNKLGEYRRLYRAKRAGGAGDKVEPFVALSPELKADVTGFVVDDARTVLLYNVNEGGSTRLRVLDLASGKERPTPAVPDADHVRIASVARDGRHATLLVRTSGAPAIPLVLDLKANKVTPWALPSAPELDTASFVKATLEHYVAKDGTKIPMFVRRPKSCASEPCPVVVHFHGGPEAQSLSGFSAWAQLFVDAGFVWIDPNVRGSDGYGKAYLRADDGAKRLDVIGDIEDAAKHVRAAFAKNGKEPKVGVIGGSYGGYATLMAMTRFAGSYDAGVSIVGIANLVTFLNNTAPYRRALRISEYGDPEKDKEALVKLSPTTHVGNVKAPLLLIQGANDPRVPAGEAIQMVDALAARGVTTGLILFADEGHGSQKRENRVLELGHALRFMREHLMK encoded by the coding sequence TTGCCGGGCGCCGGCGCGCTGGTGTTCTCGTGGGCCGTCACCGGGACCCAGCAGATCTATCGCCTCGACGGTCCCAATCGCTTTCCCGTGCAGCTCACCGGCGGCGAAGACGCCACGGCCATCGTCAACGTCACGCCCGACGGCAAGACGCTCGTCGTCGCGCGCGACACCAAGGGCGAGGAGTACCCGGGCCTGTACCTTCAGAGCAAAGACGGCGGCCCGCTGCGAGTCGTCATGCACAAGCCAAAGGTGCAGGCGAGGGCTCACCGCATCAGCAAAGACGGGCGATATCTCTACTTTACCGCCAATGACAAGAAGCCCGACGCGTACGTCGTCTATCGATGGGACTTCAAGGAGAGCCGCGTCGAGACGGTTTTCGAACAAGACGGGCTGTGGTCGGTCTTCGACACGTCGGGCTCGAAGCTCCTGCTCGCCAAGGCCACCGGCTCGCTCTCGCGGGAGATCCACGAGCTCGACCTCGACAAGAAGACCCTCGTGCCGCTGCTCGGCGCCTCTGAAAAGGAGGAGTACGAGGTCACCTACGGCAAGTCCGAGGGCGAGCTCTTCGTCCTGACCAACAAGCTCGGCGAATACCGGCGGCTCTACCGCGCCAAACGTGCGGGCGGCGCCGGCGACAAGGTGGAGCCCTTCGTGGCGCTCTCGCCGGAGCTGAAGGCCGACGTCACGGGCTTCGTCGTGGACGACGCCCGCACCGTGCTCCTCTACAACGTCAACGAAGGCGGCTCGACGCGCCTCCGTGTCCTCGACCTCGCCTCCGGCAAGGAGCGGCCGACGCCGGCGGTGCCCGATGCCGATCACGTGCGCATTGCGTCGGTGGCGCGGGACGGTCGTCACGCGACGCTCCTCGTGCGGACGAGCGGCGCGCCGGCGATTCCCTTGGTGCTTGATCTCAAGGCCAACAAGGTGACGCCGTGGGCGCTGCCGAGCGCGCCGGAGCTCGACACGGCGAGCTTCGTCAAGGCGACGCTCGAGCACTACGTGGCGAAGGACGGCACGAAGATCCCGATGTTCGTGCGGCGCCCGAAGTCCTGCGCGTCCGAGCCGTGTCCCGTGGTGGTGCACTTTCACGGGGGGCCCGAGGCGCAGTCGCTCTCCGGGTTCAGCGCGTGGGCGCAGCTCTTCGTCGACGCGGGCTTCGTCTGGATTGACCCGAACGTTCGCGGCAGCGACGGCTACGGCAAGGCTTACCTTCGCGCCGACGACGGCGCGAAGCGCCTCGACGTCATCGGAGACATCGAGGACGCGGCCAAACACGTCCGGGCGGCCTTCGCCAAAAACGGCAAGGAGCCGAAGGTCGGCGTGATCGGGGGCAGCTACGGCGGCTACGCGACGCTCATGGCCATGACGCGCTTCGCTGGCAGCTACGACGCGGGTGTGTCGATCGTCGGCATCGCGAACCTCGTGACCTTCCTGAACAACACGGCGCCCTACCGGCGCGCGCTGCGCATCAGCGAGTACGGCGATCCGGAGAAGGACAAGGAGGCGCTCGTGAAGCTGTCGCCGACGACCCACGTGGGCAACGTCAAGGCGCCGCTCCTCTTGATTCAAGGCGCGAACGATCCGCGCGTGCCCGCCGGCGAGGCCATCCAGATGGTCGACGCGCTCGCGGCGCGCGGCGTCACCACAGGCCTCATCCTCTTCGCCGACGAGGGCCACGGCTCGCAGAAGCGCGAGAACCGCGTGCTCGAGCTGGGGCACGCGCTTCGCTTCATGCGTGAACACCTGATGAAGTAG
- a CDS encoding MoxR family ATPase: MVPARVSSISLVPIPEALLKVRSALSTVIEGKGEVLDLVLVAVLARGHVLLEDVPGVGKTTLAKAIARVFAVDFARVQFTPDLLPSDILGTQVLRPADGTFELRRGPIFTSVLLADEINRASPRTQSALLEAMNEAQATIDGVSHPLPSPFFVVATQNPADFSGTYPLPEAQLDRFLLRTTIGYPSAEAELRILFARATADPLSRLEPMMARDELLALQRQVQGVIVKEDVAKYVLRIIEATRTSAEIEIGGSPRASLALFRACQARALLEGRDYVSPADVQALAASVLAHRLRLTPSARLGGRSDASVIGELVGRVAVPV, encoded by the coding sequence ATGGTGCCCGCTAGAGTATCCTCAATTTCCCTCGTGCCCATTCCGGAAGCTCTCCTCAAGGTTCGCTCGGCGCTCTCTACGGTCATCGAAGGCAAAGGCGAGGTCCTCGATCTCGTCCTGGTCGCCGTCCTGGCGCGCGGCCACGTGCTCCTCGAGGACGTCCCGGGCGTGGGGAAGACGACGCTTGCCAAGGCCATCGCGAGGGTGTTCGCCGTCGACTTCGCGCGCGTTCAATTTACGCCCGATCTCTTGCCCAGCGACATCTTGGGCACGCAGGTGCTGCGGCCCGCCGACGGCACCTTCGAGCTTCGTCGCGGGCCGATCTTCACGAGCGTCCTGCTCGCGGACGAGATCAACCGCGCTTCGCCGCGAACGCAGTCGGCGCTCCTCGAGGCGATGAACGAGGCCCAGGCGACCATCGATGGCGTCTCGCACCCGTTGCCCTCGCCATTTTTCGTGGTGGCCACCCAGAACCCCGCGGACTTCTCCGGGACCTATCCGCTGCCGGAAGCCCAGCTCGATCGGTTCCTGCTCCGAACGACCATCGGCTACCCCTCGGCGGAGGCTGAGCTCCGCATTCTCTTCGCGCGCGCCACGGCCGATCCGCTCTCGCGCCTCGAGCCGATGATGGCGAGAGACGAGCTTCTGGCGCTCCAGCGCCAAGTGCAAGGCGTCATCGTCAAGGAGGACGTCGCCAAGTACGTGCTTCGCATCATCGAGGCGACGCGCACCAGCGCCGAGATCGAGATCGGCGGCAGCCCGCGCGCGTCGCTGGCCCTGTTTCGCGCGTGCCAGGCGCGAGCGCTCCTCGAGGGGCGCGACTACGTGAGCCCCGCCGACGTCCAAGCGCTCGCGGCGTCCGTCTTGGCGCATCGCCTTCGCCTCACGCCGTCGGCGCGCCTCGGCGGCCGCAGCGACGCGAGCGTCATCGGTGAGCTCGTCGGCCGCGTCGCCGTCCCCGTGTGA
- a CDS encoding DUF58 domain-containing protein, which yields MSSSAASPSPCEVIVALTPFARQNHVLVPDSSAERDRYRHTRAGRVLGVVASVLRRFSQEGSLLLLLAAPAALAALDVRRSQSHVAWGALVGLLAASFVVSFAYRLRGVRASVSVPRRVAMGAATHLTVVLDNEGDASPTSLRVRGPFLPWDGQWQQRATGLAVLRRGARARATLIATFHRRGEHHLDPVRVQALVPLGLALGPPLFTEAPRFLVVPKVANVTSLTLPRARRHHPGGVPRVSHLADSRELAGVRPYRPGDPVRDLHTKTWARTGVPHVREYQEEFFTHVAVVVDAATTERKRKRYAEDAPLEAALSLAAGVVERLLRGETLIDLFVVGERVAGSQAHAPGAATTVEAPRATPLGRGRGTLEVALDRLAAVEREAPLDVEVSVEPLLAERDRFAAIVLVCSEWDARREALVKKLETAGLASLVLVTLPEGERAAGTVRTVAAEAVLLGAAVPL from the coding sequence GTGAGCTCGTCGGCCGCGTCGCCGTCCCCGTGTGAGGTCATCGTGGCGCTGACGCCCTTCGCAAGGCAAAACCACGTGCTCGTCCCCGACTCGAGCGCCGAGCGCGATCGCTATCGGCACACGCGCGCGGGCCGAGTCCTCGGCGTCGTCGCCTCTGTCCTCCGTCGCTTCAGCCAAGAAGGGTCGCTCTTGCTCCTCTTGGCGGCGCCGGCGGCGTTGGCGGCGCTCGACGTGCGTCGTTCCCAGAGTCACGTCGCGTGGGGCGCGCTCGTCGGGCTCCTCGCGGCGTCGTTTGTGGTCTCGTTCGCCTATCGGTTGCGCGGCGTGCGAGCCAGCGTGTCGGTGCCGCGACGCGTGGCCATGGGCGCGGCGACGCACCTGACGGTGGTGCTCGACAACGAGGGCGACGCGTCGCCGACGTCGTTACGGGTTCGCGGGCCGTTTTTGCCATGGGACGGCCAGTGGCAACAGCGCGCGACGGGCCTCGCTGTCTTGCGCCGAGGCGCGCGCGCGCGCGCGACGCTCATCGCTACGTTTCACCGACGCGGCGAGCACCACCTCGACCCGGTCCGGGTGCAAGCGCTCGTCCCCCTCGGCTTGGCCTTGGGACCGCCGCTCTTCACGGAGGCGCCGCGCTTTCTCGTGGTGCCGAAGGTGGCGAACGTCACGAGCCTCACCTTGCCGCGGGCTCGGCGCCATCACCCCGGGGGCGTGCCGCGCGTGAGCCACCTCGCCGACTCGCGGGAGCTGGCCGGCGTGCGCCCCTACCGACCCGGGGATCCGGTTCGCGACTTGCACACAAAGACGTGGGCCCGCACGGGCGTGCCTCACGTGCGCGAATACCAGGAAGAGTTCTTCACGCACGTGGCCGTCGTCGTCGACGCCGCGACGACGGAGCGAAAGCGAAAGCGCTACGCCGAGGACGCGCCGCTCGAGGCGGCGCTCTCGCTGGCGGCCGGCGTCGTGGAGCGCCTCCTTCGAGGTGAGACGCTCATCGATCTGTTCGTCGTTGGAGAACGAGTCGCCGGCTCGCAGGCGCACGCGCCCGGCGCCGCCACGACGGTTGAAGCGCCGCGCGCCACGCCGCTCGGTCGAGGTCGGGGCACGCTCGAGGTGGCGCTCGATCGGCTGGCGGCCGTCGAGCGAGAGGCTCCGCTCGACGTCGAGGTCTCGGTCGAGCCGCTCTTGGCGGAGCGCGATCGCTTCGCCGCCATCGTCCTCGTCTGCTCCGAGTGGGACGCGCGTCGCGAGGCGCTCGTGAAGAAGCTGGAGACCGCGGGGTTGGCGTCGCTCGTCTTGGTCACGCTGCCCGAGGGCGAACGCGCCGCGGGCACCGTGAGGACCGTTGCGGCAGAGGCGGTTCTCCTCGGAGCGGCGGTGCCCCTGTGA
- the hxpB gene encoding hexitol phosphatase HxpB: protein MAPRASAVIFDMDGVLVDSEPLWRVAEVETFAAFGIVLTPEQSEATLGLRIDDVVNLVVGERQDVDRHAVGQATLARMRELIAREGKALPGAKAAVDRAGARGLKVGLASSSPRSLIDVVLMRLGLEGAFEAVHSAEDEPFGKPHPAVYLSAAARLGVAPARCIAIEDSLRGVIAAKAASMRCVAVPAKADARFAVADVVLSSLTELNDEVWGKLSSLA, encoded by the coding sequence ATGGCACCTCGGGCCTCGGCCGTCATCTTCGACATGGACGGCGTGCTCGTCGACTCAGAGCCGCTGTGGCGCGTCGCCGAGGTCGAGACCTTCGCGGCCTTCGGCATCGTCCTCACACCCGAACAGAGCGAAGCGACGCTCGGCCTCCGCATCGACGACGTCGTGAACCTCGTCGTCGGTGAGCGCCAGGACGTGGACCGTCACGCCGTCGGCCAGGCCACGCTCGCGCGCATGCGAGAGTTGATCGCGCGCGAGGGCAAGGCGTTGCCGGGCGCCAAGGCCGCCGTTGACCGCGCAGGGGCCCGGGGCCTGAAGGTCGGCCTCGCCTCGTCTTCGCCGCGCTCGCTCATCGACGTCGTCCTCATGCGACTGGGCCTCGAAGGCGCGTTCGAAGCCGTGCACTCGGCGGAAGACGAGCCCTTCGGCAAGCCGCATCCGGCGGTGTACCTGAGCGCTGCGGCGCGCCTCGGCGTCGCCCCCGCACGTTGCATCGCCATCGAAGACTCGCTTCGCGGCGTCATCGCCGCGAAGGCCGCGTCGATGCGCTGCGTCGCCGTCCCGGCCAAGGCCGACGCGCGCTTCGCCGTCGCCGACGTCGTGCTCTCGAGCCTCACCGAGCTAAACGACGAGGTCTGGGGCAAACTCTCCTCGCTCGCTTAG
- a CDS encoding serine acetyltransferase, protein MTAFEGIAHALAEGYRDGRCQHIGRGFIPSREEITTILETLLAVLYPGYFGDADLRTATLEEHVVTDLVRAHDALVQQVHRCLCLTSAPASADASVDEATTSIDRAAARASAERISEALLRSLPEVRKKLVLDAQAAFDGDPAARSLDEVVLAYPGFLAISVYRVAHELYRLEVPLMPRIMSEWAHTRTGADIHPGATIGERFFIDHATGVVIGETTVIGNGVRLYQGVTLGALSLPRDEVSGRVIRGQKRHPTVEDDVTIYANATVLGGSTVVGKGSVVGGSVFLTKSVPPGQRVAVDAPKLRVLGEAPKATPSAPDFEI, encoded by the coding sequence ATGACGGCCTTCGAGGGAATCGCTCACGCGCTCGCCGAAGGGTATCGAGACGGGCGCTGCCAACACATCGGCCGCGGCTTCATCCCGTCGAGAGAAGAGATCACGACCATCCTCGAGACGCTCCTCGCGGTCCTCTACCCGGGCTATTTCGGCGACGCCGACCTCCGCACGGCGACGCTCGAGGAGCACGTGGTGACCGATCTCGTGCGCGCCCACGACGCGCTCGTGCAGCAGGTGCACCGCTGCCTCTGCCTCACGTCGGCGCCCGCATCAGCCGACGCGTCCGTCGACGAGGCCACGACAAGCATCGACCGCGCAGCCGCCCGCGCGAGCGCCGAGCGCATCTCGGAGGCGCTCTTGCGGTCTCTGCCAGAGGTCCGCAAGAAGCTGGTCTTGGACGCGCAGGCCGCCTTCGACGGCGATCCGGCGGCGCGCTCGCTCGACGAGGTCGTGCTGGCGTACCCGGGGTTCTTGGCGATCTCGGTCTATCGCGTGGCCCACGAGCTCTACCGCCTCGAGGTCCCTCTCATGCCGCGCATCATGAGCGAGTGGGCCCATACGCGGACCGGCGCCGACATTCACCCCGGCGCCACCATCGGCGAACGGTTCTTCATCGACCACGCCACGGGCGTCGTCATCGGCGAAACGACGGTCATCGGTAACGGCGTTCGCCTCTACCAAGGCGTCACGCTCGGAGCGCTCAGCCTTCCGCGCGACGAGGTCTCGGGGCGCGTCATCCGCGGGCAAAAGCGCCACCCCACCGTCGAGGACGACGTCACCATCTACGCCAACGCCACAGTGCTCGGCGGGTCCACCGTCGTCGGCAAGGGCAGCGTCGTCGGCGGCTCGGTGTTTCTCACCAAGAGCGTGCCGCCGGGCCAACGCGTCGCCGTCGACGCGCCGAAGCTCCGCGTCCTCGGTGAAGCACCGAAGGCGACGCCATCGGCGCCGGATTTCGAGATCTGA
- a CDS encoding aminomethyl transferase family protein: protein MAKYTPFHPRTGPLMAESQAWRRWAGNFVASAYDVSHDREYAALRNAAGLIDVSPLWKYRIEGPDAARLLDRVVTRDVRKCQVGQVLYTPWCDSAGKVIDDGTVSRLGESTFRMTAADPSLRWLTLNAVGMNVTIDDVSLETAALALQGPRARDILGEATSGAVTDLKYFRVVDATLGGVRVQVSRTGYTGDLGYELWIPEGGAVAVWDALTDAGANYGLTPAGIWALDVARIEAGLIMLDVDYVSSHRAISPSQLSSPFELSLGWAVSAGKGEFVGQRALEAERAKGSPWQLVGIDVDWVSLEALYLEAGVPPRLPSVAFRSSVPLYGPEGRQVGYASSGCWSPLLKKFIALAHVEAAFAKAGTSLMIEVTVEHQRKKAKAVVAALPFFNPERKRS from the coding sequence ATGGCCAAGTACACGCCGTTTCACCCACGCACGGGCCCGCTCATGGCCGAGAGCCAAGCGTGGCGCCGTTGGGCCGGGAATTTCGTCGCGAGCGCCTACGACGTGAGCCACGACCGCGAATACGCGGCGCTGCGCAACGCCGCCGGGCTCATCGACGTGTCGCCGCTCTGGAAGTACCGCATCGAGGGACCCGACGCGGCGCGCCTCTTGGACCGCGTGGTGACGCGCGACGTAAGAAAGTGCCAGGTCGGGCAGGTGCTCTACACGCCCTGGTGCGACAGCGCCGGAAAGGTCATCGACGACGGCACCGTCTCGCGCCTCGGCGAGAGCACCTTCCGTATGACGGCCGCTGACCCGTCGCTTCGTTGGCTAACGCTCAACGCCGTCGGCATGAACGTCACGATCGACGACGTTTCACTGGAGACGGCGGCCCTCGCGCTCCAAGGGCCGAGGGCGCGCGACATCCTCGGCGAGGCCACCAGCGGTGCCGTCACGGACCTCAAGTACTTTCGCGTCGTCGACGCCACCCTCGGCGGCGTGCGCGTCCAGGTCTCGCGCACCGGGTACACCGGCGACCTCGGCTACGAGCTGTGGATCCCCGAAGGCGGCGCCGTCGCCGTCTGGGACGCGCTCACCGACGCCGGCGCCAACTACGGCCTCACGCCGGCTGGCATCTGGGCCCTCGATGTCGCGCGCATCGAGGCGGGCCTCATCATGCTCGACGTCGACTACGTGTCGTCGCACCGTGCCATCTCGCCTTCGCAGCTCTCGTCGCCCTTTGAGTTGTCACTCGGCTGGGCCGTATCGGCCGGCAAAGGCGAGTTCGTCGGGCAACGCGCGCTCGAAGCGGAGCGCGCGAAGGGCTCGCCGTGGCAGCTCGTTGGCATCGACGTCGACTGGGTGTCGCTCGAGGCGCTCTACCTCGAAGCGGGCGTGCCGCCGCGGCTTCCGAGCGTGGCGTTCCGCTCGAGCGTGCCGCTTTACGGCCCCGAGGGCCGCCAGGTTGGTTACGCGAGCAGCGGCTGCTGGTCGCCGCTGCTCAAGAAGTTCATCGCCCTCGCGCACGTCGAGGCGGCCTTCGCCAAGGCCGGCACCTCGCTCATGATCGAAGTCACCGTTGAGCATCAGCGCAAGAAGGCGAAGGCTGTCGTGGCCGCGCTTCCGTTTTTCAATCCCGAGCGGAAGAGGAGCTGA